The DNA sequence CTTCTAGTGATAAATTAAGTATCGGAGATGTACCTTTTATTGTAGAAGAGTACAAACCAAGAAGAAATCAAGCATTGGTTTATTACAGAGAAGTTGTGAAATACCATCAGCTTGATGTGCACGCATTTGAAGAGGTCCTCACGGTTAAAAAAATGGGTAAACGCTTTTTAATTACTACAACTAAAGATACGTATCAATGCCGTTTCTTAACAGTAGCAACAGGCTATTACGGCCAACATAACGAATTGGAAGTTGAAGGTGCGAAATTACCTAAAGTATTCCATTACTTTAAAGAAGCACATCCATATTTCGATCAAAATGTAGTAATTATCGGAGGTAAAAACTCAGCTGTGGACGCTGCACTTGAATTAGAAAAAGCTGGCGCTCATGTAACAGTGCTTTATCGCGGTGCAGATTATTCAGGCGCAATCAAACCTTGGATTTTGCCGAACTTTGAATCATTAGTACGTCATGAAAAAATCGATATGCACTTCAATGCGAATGTCACTAAAATCGATGAAGATAGCGTAACGTTCGAAAAAGAAGGCGAAACATATACACTTCCTAATGATTACGTCTTTGCGATGATTGGTTATCATCCGGACTATGATTTCTTGCAAACGATCGGCATTGATATTAACACTAATGAATTTGGTACAGCACCTGTTTATGATAAAGAAACATACGAAACAAATGTCGAAAATTGTTATATCGCAGGTGTAATTGCGGCGGGTAACGATGCTAATACAATTTTCATTGAAAACGGCAAGTTCCACGGCGGTATTATTGCACAAAACATCATTGCTAAAAAACAAACACCTTTAGAATCTTAAAATATAATTATCATTCAACTATAAAAACCGAGATGCGATTTTACGCATCTCGGTTTCATTATAATTGTTTTTATTTTTTTAAACTTGTGCATCAAAATAAGTTTTCAATGTTTCTTTATCAAAGTTATTACTCATCGCAACTAACAATTTCAAACGTGCTTTTTGTCCATTCAAGCCGTTAGAGAAAATGACGCCGCGTTGTGCTAAATCATAACCTCCGCCATCATATGCATAAATAGGACCTACGATACCATTGAAAGATCTTGATACTAAAATCACTGGTATACCTTTATCTAAGCAAGCCATTAAACCATCTAATGTAGTAGGCGGCAAGTTGCCTTGGCCTAAAGCTTCTACGACAATACCATCAACATTTTTTTCGCTGTAAAAATAGAAAATGTCGCTTGGCATATCCATATATGCCTTAATGATAGGAACATTCAATTTCGGATCAACTTTTTCCAAGATTTGATGATGGTACGGTTTATGGTGGAATTGAACACTTGTTTTCGTTAAGACACCTAATGGACCATGGTTCGGACTTTGGAACGTATTGGTATTGGATGTGTGTGTCTTAGTCACGTTGCGCGCTGTATGGATTTCATCATTAAATACAACCATGACACCTTTGTCCGCTGAATCATCTGAAGCTGCTGTACGCAGTGCAGAAATAAAATTATATAAACCATCCGATCCAATTTCATTAGAGGAGCGCATCGCACCTGTAATTGCGATAGGTTTATTTGTTTGTGTAACGAGATCTAATAAATACGCAGTTTCTTCTAACGTATCTGTACCATGCGTAATAACAAAACCATCATACTCATTGTTGCGGCTTGCTTCTTCGATAATATCTCTTAATTTCACCACATCTGCTATTGTTACATGCGGTGAAGGCAAGTTAATCGGATTAATTTCCGTTACATCGGCATAACGTGAAATTACGTCATGATGTTTGGAAATCGGATTTTGTTCATTTGTTACTACTTTGTTGCTTTCGTCTTCAGACATACTGATGGTACCACCGGTATGCATAACCAGAATCTTTTTCAATGTCATCGCTCCTATCTCTATAATACGTTTTTATGATAAAATAAAAGTGAAAAAACGACAAGGGAAGGTTTTCTAAATATGATTTTAATAAATATAGCTATTGATGGTCCAGCAGCTGCTGGCAAGAGTACGATTGCACGAAAGGTAGCTGAAAGCCATTCTATGATTTATGTAGATACAGGTGCTATGTATCGTGCAATTACCTATAAATATTTACAAGAGGGTAAACCAGAGGACTTTCAATCTCTTATTGAAGATATAACTTTAAAATTGGTTTATGACGATGACAAAGGTCAACGTGTATTATTAAATGATAATGATATCACAGACTATTTACGTTCAAATGATGTTACACAAAATGTATCTTATGTGGCATCTAAAGAACCTGTAAGAACATTTGCTGTAGAAGTCCAACAACAATTAGCTGCGAAAAAAGGCATTGTTATGGATGGACGCGATATTGGTACAGTTGTCTTGCCGGACGCTGATTTAAAAGTCTATATGATTGCTTCTGTAGATGAGCGTGCTGAACGCAGACAAAAAGAAAATGAAGAAAGCGGAATTCCTTCCTCATTAGATCAACTTAAAAAAGAAATAAAAGCACGCGACGATTACGATATGGCACGTGAAATCTCTCCATTGCGCAAAGCAGAAGATGCTATTACTGTAAACACAACCGGAAAATCTATCGAAGAAGTTGCTGATGTAATCAATCAATTGATTGAAGATGTCAAAAATAAATAATCATCTCGATCTAAGTGCTTTGTTATTCGTTTGTAAATTATATTTACTCAATTATAAGAATTCATTATTAAACAATGACAGTTGAAACAGAATAAAAATATTGTGTCATGCTGTGAATAATAAATGAATTTTTGTGGTATATATCATAATGAGAATAAATATGTACATTTGTACATAAGCGATAATGTTTCATTAACTGCAGGGGAATGAGAAATTACCCATTTAGTTAATAGAGGTGAATTTCTTGACAATTCTGTCAGTTTGTAAGATGTTATAATTATGTAGTGTACAAGGAGGCATACAAGATGACTGAAGAATTCAATGAATCAATGATTAATGAAATTAAAGAAGGAGATAAAATCTCTGGACAAGTCCAAAAAGTCGAAGATAAACAAGTGATTGTTGATGTCGACGGTGGCAAATTTAGCGGTATTGTACCGATTAGTCAATTATCTACGCATCATATTGACAGCCCAAGCGAGGTTGTTAAAGAGGGAGATGCTGTAGAAGCTTATGTGACTAAGGTAGAAAATGAAACAGGTGCTTATATCCTTTCAATTCGTCAATTAGAGCAAGAGAAGTCTTATGAATATTTAAGAGAGAAACAAGAAAATAATGAAATTATTGAAGCTAAAGTAACTGAAGTCGTTAAAGGCGGCTTAGTTGTAGATGTAGGACAAAGAGGGTTTGTTCCAGCTTCGTTAATTTCTACTGATTTCATTGAAGACTTTTCAAGTTTTGATGGACAAGTACTTGAACTGCGTGTTGAAGAACTTGATCCTGAAAATAACCGCGTCATCCTTAGCCGAAAAGCAGTAGAACAAGAACGTAATGAAGCTAAAAAAGCAGAATTGCTTGCTTCACTTAATGAAGGCGATGTAATTGAAGGTACAATTGCACGTTTAACTAACTTCGGTGCTTTCGTAGATATCGGCGGTGTTGATGGATTAGTTCACGTTTCTGAACTTTCACACGAACACGTTGATAAACCTGAAGACGTAGTATCTGTTGGACAAAAAGTTAACGTTAAAGTTAAATCTGTAGAACAAGATTCAGAAAGAATCTCACTTTCTATTAAAGATACGTTACCAAGTCCATTCGAAAGCATTAAAGGCGAAATCCATGCGGATTCAGTAATTGAAGGCCTTGTAGTAAGATTAACTGACTTTGGTGCATTCGTTGAAATCGCTGCTGGCGTACAAGGACTTGTTCACATTTCAGAAATCAGTCGCAAACACATTGCAACACCTAGCGAAGTACTTGAACCTAACCAAACGGTTACAGTTAAAGTATTGAGCGTCGATGAAGAAAACGAAAGAATCTCACTTTCAATCAAAGCAGCTGTTCCAGAAGAGGAAGTACTGCAAATCGACGATAACGAAACAGAAGAAAATGTTGAAAATACGACTTCAAATCATAATGATGATGAAGACAACGATAACCCAACATTAGGTGAAATGTTCGGCGACAAATTAAAAAATCTTAAATTTTAATAAGTAATGTTTAAGCCAGCCAAGGCTGCAGTAGGTGACAATATGCTCACGTATTGCTGCCTTGGCTTTTTTATTTCTAAATATCTTTTGCTTTAAATCGGCCATGTGATAAAATTAATTAGATATATTAAAGAGAGGAAGTTAGCTTATGACTAAACCTGTTATTGCGATTGTAGGTCGACCGAACGTCGGTAAATCTACAATATTCAATAGAATCGTCGGCGAACGTGTATCAATCGTAGAAGATACACCCGGCGTAACAAGAGACCGCATTTATTCAAGCGGCGAATGGTTAACGCATGACTTCAACATCATCGATACTGGTGGTATTGAATTATCTGACGCACCATTCCAAACACAAATCAGAGTACAAGCTGAAGTCGCAATTGATGAAGCTGACGTTATCATTTTCATGGTGAACCAAAGGGAAGGTTTAACGCAAACGGATGAAATGATAGCACAAATGCTGTATAAAACAAATAAACCAGTAGTATTAGCAGTCAACAAAGTAGATAATCCTGAAATGAGAGCAGATATCTACGACTTTTATGCACTAGGATTTGGGGAACCTTTCCCGATTTCTGGTTCTCACGGACTTGGTTTAGGGGATTTATTAGACGAAGTCGCAAAACACTTTAAAGAAGAAGGGGAAGACCCATACGACGAAGATACAATCCGTTTATCTTTAATCGGACGTCCTAATGTCGGAAAATCCAGTCTCGTTAATGCCATATTAGGAGAAGACCGTGTCATTGTTTCTAATATTGCAGGCACGACACGTGATGCGATTGACACTGAATATTCATATGAAGATCAAGATTATGTATTGATTGATACAGCTGGTATGCGTAAAAAAGGGAAAGTGTATGAATCAACAGAGAAATACTCTGTTTTACGTGCTTTAAAGGCGATTGAACGCTCAAATGTAGTACTTGTAGTATTAGATGCTGAAGAAGGCATCATCGAGCAAGATAAGCGTGTGGCAGGCTATGCGCACGAAGAAGGTAAAGCCATCGTTATTGTAGTCAACAAATGGGATACATTAGAAAAAGACAGCAAAACTATGAAAAAATTCCAAGACGAAGTTCGCAAAAACTTCCAATTCTTAGATTATGCGCCGATTGCATTTGTTTCAGCAAAAGAGAAACAACGCTTGCGCACATTGTTCCCATTAATCAATGAAGCCAGCCAAAACCATAAGAAACGTGTACAAAGTTCAACATTGAACGAAGTCATTACAGACGCAATTTCGATGAACCCGACACCTACAGACAAAGGCCGCAGATTAAAAGTCTTCTATGCAACACAAGTTGCGATCGAGCCGCCGACATTTGTTGTATTTGTTAATGATGAAGAGTTGATGCACTTCTCTTATAAACGTTATTTAGAAAACCAAATCAGAGATGCATTCGGATTCGAAGGTACTCCGATTAAAATAATTCCAAGAAAGAGAAATTAGAATTGAAAGGATGAATGAAATGAGTAAGGTTGCCGTTTTTGGTATGGGCAGTTTTGGTACAGCATTAGCGAATGTTCTCGCGCAAAACGGTCATGATGTCTTAATGTGGGGAAAAAATAAACAAAGCATTGAAGAAATCAATACTTATCACACAAATTCACGCTATTTGAACGAAGCAAAATTGAACGCTGCAATTAAAGCAACATCAGACATGGACGAAGCCGTTCAGTTTTCAGATACGTATCTGATTGCGTTGCCTACAAAAGCAGTCAGAGAAGTGGTTAAGCAAATCGATGAGAAATTAACAGGCAAGAAAACATTTATACATGTTGCGAAAGGTATTGAAAATTCAACATTCGAACGTGTATCAGAATTGATAGAAGATTCATTATCACCTGAGCATAATGGCGGAATCGGTGTATTATCAGGCCCAAGCCATGCTGAGGAAGTCGTAATTCAACAGCCTACAACAGTTGCTGCATCGTCAAAAGACCCGAATGTCAGCAAACGCATTCAAGATTTATTTATGAATGAATATTTACGTGTCTATACGAATGATGATTTAGTGGGCGTTGAACTTGGCGGTGCATTGAAGAATATTATCGCAGTAGCAAGCGGTATTGTTGCCGGTATGGGCTTTGGAGACAACGCGAAAGCTGCATTGATGACTCGCGGACTCGCTGAGATCAGCCGTTTAGGCGAAGCGCTAGGGGCTGACCCTATGACTTTCTTAGGCCTAGGCGGAATCGGTGATTTAATTGTTACGTGTACGTCAACACATTCAAGAAACTATACACTCGGTTATAAAATCGGCAAAGGCAAAACAGTTGATGAAGCTCTTTCAGAAATGAATATGGTTGCAGAAGGTTTCTATACAACTGAATCTGTTTACCATTTAGCTAAGAAGAAAAACATTGATATGCCTATCACATCAGCGTTGTACGGTGTATTATTCGAAAATGTTCCATTAGAAAAAAGCCTTAAATTATTAATGGACAGAGACAAAAAATCTGAATAGAGATTAAATTAATTTACTATTATAGTATATTTACACCATATTAGCTAAAAAACCTTATAAATCGCGGTTTTATGCTCATAAATAATTGCGATAGTAAGAGTCGTTGTGTTAAAGTCATAGCATAATGATATTAAGTTATCATTAGCAAACCCTTGGGAGGTGACTCATAATGAACAAAACAGACTTAATTAACGCTGTTGCAGAACAAGCAGAATTAACTAAAAAAGAAGCTGGCTTAGCAGTTGATGCTGTATTCGAATCAATTCAAAACTCACTATCTAAAGGTGAAAAAGTACAATTGATCGGTTTCGGTAACTTTGAAGTTCGCGAACGTGCTGCCCGTAAAGGTCGCAACCCGCAAACTGGTAAAGAAATCGACATCCCAGCAAGCAAAGTTCCAGCATTCAAAGCTGGTAAAGCTTTAAAAGATGCAGTTAAATAATGAATTCAATACTTAACAGAAAAGCCCTTTTTCAGGGCTTTTCTTTTTATGTTGTAAAATTATAATTTTAATTGCTTTTATCAATAAAATTGGTGAATCTAGCAAGCAGTTGAAATAAAGTGATTTTATTTTTGTATATATAATGTTAAGATGATTATTGATTAATAACGTGAGGTGCAGACATGGATTCAACATTAAGTACATTAAAAAACCAAATAGATCGCAAACTTAATGGTATACATAGTCATGAACCAATTCAGTATAACCATCAATTGGCTCATGTACTTGATGATCAAGATATTTTGCCAGAAGCAAAATTAGCATGCCTCGCAATCGATACATCTATGAATCATCTGGATTCAATTACAGGAAGCAGTCTGTCAAAGCATGCGATTTTGATAGGGGACTTAATCAGTGCGCATTTTTATACTTTAACGGCTGCTATAAATGATTCACAATATTTAGAAGCAATGAGCGACGCAATCATTAAAGTAAATGAATATAAAACTTCATTGCATTATAGAACACTCGATGTTGATGCAATAGAAGATGCAATATTATATATTGAAACCATTTTTTCTATGATTACTATTCAACACTTCCATCCACGTGCTGAATTAGGCGGAATCGCTGAATCATTAATTCAATATGCTTCAGAGCATCATCCTGCTTATTTGAAAGATTATAGCGAAAAAGAACTTGAGGCTGTTTTTAAAGCGCTGAATAGTAATATAAAGCAAAGTAGAGGTAATTAATATGGCTAAAAATAAAGCAGATAAAGAAAAAGTACATAAAGTCTTTCAAAACATTTCAACGAAGTATGATAGATTGAACAATATTATCAGCTTTGAACAACACAAAGTATGGCGTAAACGTGTTATGAAATCTATGAACGTTAAACCAGGAAGCAAAGCATTAGACGTATGCTGCGGTACGGCAGATTGGACAATTGCACTAAGTAAAGCTGTCGGACCTACTGGTGAAGTTATCGGACTTGATTTCAGTGAAAACATGCTGAAAGTCGGAGAAGAAAAAACTAAAAACATGGCGAATATTCAACTCGTTCAAGGTGATGCTATGGAATTGCCATTTGACGACAATGAATTCGATTATGTCACAATCGGTTTCGGATTGCGCAACATTCCGGATTATGTCATTGCTTTGAAAGAAATGAATCGCGTACTTAAACCAGGCGGTATGGTGGTATGTCTTGAAACGAGCCAACCGACTATTCCTGTGTTTAAACAACTCTACCAGCTTTACTTTAAATTTGTTATGCCTGTATTCGGCAAATTTTTCGCTAAATCAAAAGAGGAGTACGAATGGCTGCAGCAATCTGCTTTTAACTTCCCTGATCGCGATGAACTAAAAGCATTGTTCCAATTAGCAGGCTTCAGAGATATTGAAGTGAAAAGTTTTACAGGCGGCGTAGCTGCAATGCACTTAGGGTATAAGGAAAAAGAAACAGCAAAAGGTGATTAATGTGGAGAAGTTGAACATTAATAAAGAAATCAAAAAAATTGAAAAAGCACTTAAACAGACTATTAAAAGTGATAATGCTGTATTAGAAGAGGCGTCACACCATTTATTGTTATCAGGCGGCAAGCGTGTGCGCCCGTCTTTTGTCATTTTGAGCAGTGAATACGGTATTTCTCCTAGGAATGAAGACACTTATAAAATTGCTGTTTCTTTAGAATTAATTCATATGGCGACATTAGTCCACGATGATGTCATTGATAGAAGCGATAAACGCAGAGGACGTTTAACTATCAGTAAAAAATGGGACCAAGATACTGCAATTTTAACCGGCAACTATTTGCTTGCCTTAGCCTTAAATAATATTTCATCGATTGAAGATAAAAGAATACATATGATTTTATCCCATGCGATTGTGGATGTATGCCGCGGAGAATTATTCCAATTCCAAGACCAATTTAACACAGAGCAATCCATCACTAATTATTTAAGACGTATTAATCGTAAAACAGCCTTATTAATCCAACTCGCAACAGAGCTAGGTGCCTTGTCTGCACATGCTGATCATAAAACAGCTAATAAACTTAAGCGCATCGGCCACTATATTGGGATGAGTTTCCAAATTGTCGATGATATTCTTGATTTTACGAGTACTGAAAAGCAATTAGGCAAACCTGTAGGCAGTGATTTAATGAACGGCCACATTACTTTGCCGGTGTTGCTTGAGATGAGAGAAAATCCGGAATTCAAAGCGAAAGTTGACGCACTTAACCCAAATAGCCCTAAAGAGGATTTTGTTTACTGCGTTGATTATATCAGACAGTCATCTAATATAGATGCTGCGAAACAAATCAGCAGGCAGTACCTTCAAAAAGCAATTCATTTATTAGATGAACTTGAAGTAAACGGCGCAACAACATGGTTTAAAAAGTTGATTAAAAGAATGGAATCCAGAAATATATAAAAAACAATTCCAAAATATTGAAAGCGCTTAAACAAACTGTTAAACTTAGAATGTATTTAATTACATTCAACCAAATACACATATAATTCAGGAGGATTTGCGAAATGGAAAGAACTTTTCTAATGATTAAACCTGATGGTGTTCAACGTAATATCGTTGGTGAAATCATCACACGTTTAGAGAAAAAAGGATTAAAACTAGTTGGCGGTAAATTCATGACTGTTTCCAAAGAATTAGCAGAAACACATTATGGTGAACATGCTGGTAAACCATTCTACGAAGGTCTTGTATCATTTATCACTTCAGCACCTGTCTTTGCGATGGTAGTAGAAGGTGAAAATGTAGTAGAAGTTACAAGAAATATGATTGGTAAAACAAATCCAACTGAAGCAGCACCTGGTACAATCAGAGGCGATTTAGGTTTAACTGTAGGCCGTAACGTTATCCACGGTTCAGATTCAGTTGAATCAGCTAAAAGAGAAATCAGCTTATGGTTCGAACCTAACGAATTAAGTGTTTATACAGCCAACAATGAAGAATGGTTATACGAATAAATTTATATAAAGTATACATTTGAAAAATTCATTTCATCCAAAGCAGGCCAGATTGAAACGCGCAATTTCAGTCTGGTTTGTTTTTGCGTTCCATTAATTTCTGAAAATTTTAACAATTATACGTTTTAATTGTTTCTGTCCTTATTTCACGTGTGCTATGATAATAGGTATACTTAAGAGTAACAATATGAAATGGAGTGATTGCATAATGAGATTTTTAACCTCTGGAGAATCCCATGGGCCGCAACTGACTGTTATTGTAGAAGGTGTTCCGGCAAATTTAGCTGTTACAGCTGAAGACATTAATGTTGAAATGTTTAAGCGTCAAGGCGGATATGGCCGCGGACGCCGCATGAAAATTGAAAAAGACGCTGTTGAAATTGTTTCTGGTGTAAGAAATGGTTATACATTAGGCAGTCCGATTACGATTGTGGTAACAAATGATGATTTTACACACTGGAGAAATATTATGGGTGTTGCTCCTATTTCTGAAGAAGAACAAGAACAGATGAAACGCACCATCTCTAAACCACGTCCCGGACATGCTGATCTTGTAGGCGGAATTAAATACAATCATCGTGATTTAAGAAATGTATTAGAACGTTCATCTG is a window from the Staphylococcus sp. IVB6181 genome containing:
- the ypdA gene encoding bacillithiol disulfide reductase YpdA; amino-acid sequence: MQTVESIIIGGGPCGLSAAIEQKKKGIETLVIEKGNVVESIYNYPTHQTFFSSSDKLSIGDVPFIVEEYKPRRNQALVYYREVVKYHQLDVHAFEEVLTVKKMGKRFLITTTKDTYQCRFLTVATGYYGQHNELEVEGAKLPKVFHYFKEAHPYFDQNVVIIGGKNSAVDAALELEKAGAHVTVLYRGADYSGAIKPWILPNFESLVRHEKIDMHFNANVTKIDEDSVTFEKEGETYTLPNDYVFAMIGYHPDYDFLQTIGIDINTNEFGTAPVYDKETYETNVENCYIAGVIAAGNDANTIFIENGKFHGGIIAQNIIAKKQTPLES
- a CDS encoding asparaginase, with the translated sequence MKKILVMHTGGTISMSEDESNKVVTNEQNPISKHHDVISRYADVTEINPINLPSPHVTIADVVKLRDIIEEASRNNEYDGFVITHGTDTLEETAYLLDLVTQTNKPIAITGAMRSSNEIGSDGLYNFISALRTAASDDSADKGVMVVFNDEIHTARNVTKTHTSNTNTFQSPNHGPLGVLTKTSVQFHHKPYHHQILEKVDPKLNVPIIKAYMDMPSDIFYFYSEKNVDGIVVEALGQGNLPPTTLDGLMACLDKGIPVILVSRSFNGIVGPIYAYDGGGYDLAQRGVIFSNGLNGQKARLKLLVAMSNNFDKETLKTYFDAQV
- the cmk gene encoding (d)CMP kinase; translated protein: MILINIAIDGPAAAGKSTIARKVAESHSMIYVDTGAMYRAITYKYLQEGKPEDFQSLIEDITLKLVYDDDKGQRVLLNDNDITDYLRSNDVTQNVSYVASKEPVRTFAVEVQQQLAAKKGIVMDGRDIGTVVLPDADLKVYMIASVDERAERRQKENEESGIPSSLDQLKKEIKARDDYDMAREISPLRKAEDAITVNTTGKSIEEVADVINQLIEDVKNK
- the rpsA gene encoding 30S ribosomal protein S1 is translated as MTEEFNESMINEIKEGDKISGQVQKVEDKQVIVDVDGGKFSGIVPISQLSTHHIDSPSEVVKEGDAVEAYVTKVENETGAYILSIRQLEQEKSYEYLREKQENNEIIEAKVTEVVKGGLVVDVGQRGFVPASLISTDFIEDFSSFDGQVLELRVEELDPENNRVILSRKAVEQERNEAKKAELLASLNEGDVIEGTIARLTNFGAFVDIGGVDGLVHVSELSHEHVDKPEDVVSVGQKVNVKVKSVEQDSERISLSIKDTLPSPFESIKGEIHADSVIEGLVVRLTDFGAFVEIAAGVQGLVHISEISRKHIATPSEVLEPNQTVTVKVLSVDEENERISLSIKAAVPEEEVLQIDDNETEENVENTTSNHNDDEDNDNPTLGEMFGDKLKNLKF
- the der gene encoding ribosome biogenesis GTPase Der, with amino-acid sequence MTKPVIAIVGRPNVGKSTIFNRIVGERVSIVEDTPGVTRDRIYSSGEWLTHDFNIIDTGGIELSDAPFQTQIRVQAEVAIDEADVIIFMVNQREGLTQTDEMIAQMLYKTNKPVVLAVNKVDNPEMRADIYDFYALGFGEPFPISGSHGLGLGDLLDEVAKHFKEEGEDPYDEDTIRLSLIGRPNVGKSSLVNAILGEDRVIVSNIAGTTRDAIDTEYSYEDQDYVLIDTAGMRKKGKVYESTEKYSVLRALKAIERSNVVLVVLDAEEGIIEQDKRVAGYAHEEGKAIVIVVNKWDTLEKDSKTMKKFQDEVRKNFQFLDYAPIAFVSAKEKQRLRTLFPLINEASQNHKKRVQSSTLNEVITDAISMNPTPTDKGRRLKVFYATQVAIEPPTFVVFVNDEELMHFSYKRYLENQIRDAFGFEGTPIKIIPRKRN
- a CDS encoding NAD(P)H-dependent glycerol-3-phosphate dehydrogenase; translation: MSKVAVFGMGSFGTALANVLAQNGHDVLMWGKNKQSIEEINTYHTNSRYLNEAKLNAAIKATSDMDEAVQFSDTYLIALPTKAVREVVKQIDEKLTGKKTFIHVAKGIENSTFERVSELIEDSLSPEHNGGIGVLSGPSHAEEVVIQQPTTVAASSKDPNVSKRIQDLFMNEYLRVYTNDDLVGVELGGALKNIIAVASGIVAGMGFGDNAKAALMTRGLAEISRLGEALGADPMTFLGLGGIGDLIVTCTSTHSRNYTLGYKIGKGKTVDEALSEMNMVAEGFYTTESVYHLAKKKNIDMPITSALYGVLFENVPLEKSLKLLMDRDKKSE
- a CDS encoding HU family DNA-binding protein, which gives rise to MNKTDLINAVAEQAELTKKEAGLAVDAVFESIQNSLSKGEKVQLIGFGNFEVRERAARKGRNPQTGKEIDIPASKVPAFKAGKALKDAVK
- a CDS encoding heptaprenyl pyrophosphate synthase subunit A, translating into MDSTLSTLKNQIDRKLNGIHSHEPIQYNHQLAHVLDDQDILPEAKLACLAIDTSMNHLDSITGSSLSKHAILIGDLISAHFYTLTAAINDSQYLEAMSDAIIKVNEYKTSLHYRTLDVDAIEDAILYIETIFSMITIQHFHPRAELGGIAESLIQYASEHHPAYLKDYSEKELEAVFKALNSNIKQSRGN
- a CDS encoding demethylmenaquinone methyltransferase produces the protein MAKNKADKEKVHKVFQNISTKYDRLNNIISFEQHKVWRKRVMKSMNVKPGSKALDVCCGTADWTIALSKAVGPTGEVIGLDFSENMLKVGEEKTKNMANIQLVQGDAMELPFDDNEFDYVTIGFGLRNIPDYVIALKEMNRVLKPGGMVVCLETSQPTIPVFKQLYQLYFKFVMPVFGKFFAKSKEEYEWLQQSAFNFPDRDELKALFQLAGFRDIEVKSFTGGVAAMHLGYKEKETAKGD
- a CDS encoding polyprenyl synthetase family protein, with product MEKLNINKEIKKIEKALKQTIKSDNAVLEEASHHLLLSGGKRVRPSFVILSSEYGISPRNEDTYKIAVSLELIHMATLVHDDVIDRSDKRRGRLTISKKWDQDTAILTGNYLLALALNNISSIEDKRIHMILSHAIVDVCRGELFQFQDQFNTEQSITNYLRRINRKTALLIQLATELGALSAHADHKTANKLKRIGHYIGMSFQIVDDILDFTSTEKQLGKPVGSDLMNGHITLPVLLEMRENPEFKAKVDALNPNSPKEDFVYCVDYIRQSSNIDAAKQISRQYLQKAIHLLDELEVNGATTWFKKLIKRMESRNI
- the ndk gene encoding nucleoside-diphosphate kinase, producing MERTFLMIKPDGVQRNIVGEIITRLEKKGLKLVGGKFMTVSKELAETHYGEHAGKPFYEGLVSFITSAPVFAMVVEGENVVEVTRNMIGKTNPTEAAPGTIRGDLGLTVGRNVIHGSDSVESAKREISLWFEPNELSVYTANNEEWLYE